A window of Clostridium novyi genomic DNA:
TACTACCATCTACATTTACAGCATTTTTTCCAACTGTGACAACATCATTGAGGTTGGAATTTTCTAATGTTAAAAGAGCAGTCATTATTTTTGTGGTAGATGCAGGAGGATATTGAGTATCTAAGTTTTTAGAATATAAAATCTGTCCTGTATTCTTATCCATTAATACTACGCCATCTGCTGATACAGTAGGAGGAGTATCTATAGCTTGAGTCTTATGTGCATTTATACAAAATGCTATTATAAAAATTAATATGAAAGTTATTATTTTACGCATTGTATACCTCCTGTTATTTATAAAATTAGTATATCAAAAAAATATATATATATCAAAATAAATAATCAAATAAATGGATAATTTTGAATTGTTATGAAAAAATTATTCATGGCAATAATTTAATTATTATTTATTTAATTAATATTGGCTAGGTATTAATTAGGAGGAATACATATGGATAAAAAAGAAAAAATTATAGGATCAATAGTTATGATAGTAGGATGTACAATATTTTTGATTGTTGGATATATATTATCTAAACCTAAGAATTTTAATGATGAAGAGATATTTTTCAAAAGTAATAAACAAAAAAATGAAGTTATAGTAGATAAGAGTAATTATAATAAGGAAGATATTAAAAATAATAATGATAAATTTAAAAAAATAGTTGTTGAGATAAAGGGAGAAGTTAAAAATCCCAATGTATATATAATGAACTATGGAAGTAGAATTAATGATTTAGTAAAAAAAGCAGGTGGATTTACAGATAATGCAGATAAAATGAGTGTAAATTGTTCTATGAAATTAAAGGATGAGGATTGTATAATTATAAATGATAAAAATAATTTACAAGGAAACGTTTTAAATAATATTAAAAATAATAATAAAACAAATTCTACAATGTCATCTAAAGAAGATAAAATTAATATAAATACTGCTACAAAAGAAGAACTTATGAAGTTACCTGGAGTTGGAGAAAGCACTGCTAATAATATAATAGATTATAGAGAGAAGAATGGAGAATTTAATAGAGTTGAGGATATAACAAAAGTTAATAGGATAGGGAATAAGACATTAGAAAAATTTAAGGATAAAATAGAAGTTAGATAAAATTTAATTTATACTGATTTAAATTTTGAATTAAATTATTAAAAATGATATAATACTACGTATGTTAAATTTTAAAAGAGAAATTAAAGAAAAAGGAGAATAACTTATGGAAGAAATCACAAGAGAACCTAATCCTATTAAAAAAGTAGTGTTTAAGAGAAATACTTTTGAAGAATTAGGTGTGGTAGTTAATTTAACCAAAGGTAAAGCCTATGATTTATTAAGTGTTAAAATACCAGCTCAATATGAAGTTAAACCTTCAATGAATAATGTTGTATTATACTTAATTGAAGATGATAATGGAGAAAGAAAATATTTTTCTAAAAACTTTTTCGAAAGATAAATATTAATTTAGAAATAGTGAGTCTATATAGGCTCACTAATATTTTTATTATTAAAGATTTAATATGCCTAAACGACAATTAACTATGGTATATATTTTAATAAATAAAAATGAGGTAGTGCTATATGAAGGATTGGTATAATTATAGTTGGAGTGAAGTAGTAAGAGAATTAAATAGTAATATAATATATGGACTTTCTATGGAAAATGTCAATGAAAATAGAGAAGCATTTGGGGATAATAAAACTTTGAATTTAAAGAGTAAAAGTTTTATTATTTTATTTTTAAGACAGTTAACAAAATTATATTCAATATCTAGTATTTTAACATCTGTTTTATTATTTATGGCATTAAAAATTCAAATGGGTATATTTATGATTATAATAAATCTATTCTGTGTTACTATTTATTCTTTGAAAAATTATAAAAATGAAA
This region includes:
- a CDS encoding helix-hairpin-helix domain-containing protein, whose translation is MDKKEKIIGSIVMIVGCTIFLIVGYILSKPKNFNDEEIFFKSNKQKNEVIVDKSNYNKEDIKNNNDKFKKIVVEIKGEVKNPNVYIMNYGSRINDLVKKAGGFTDNADKMSVNCSMKLKDEDCIIINDKNNLQGNVLNNIKNNNKTNSTMSSKEDKININTATKEELMKLPGVGESTANNIIDYREKNGEFNRVEDITKVNRIGNKTLEKFKDKIEVR